CGCTGTCAGATGAATTGTCGTAGTGCACACGTCTGGGCCGCCTGTCACGAGAACTGGACATTGAATGCTTTAGGAGAACATGTTCACTTTCAGAATAAACTCCAGTGGGCTTAACATCACACCGGACACATCGACACTGTCCCTGTAGCTGTGCATCTTGAGTTTCAGTTCGGGGTATTTCTGGAGTGAAAGGTGGATGAGCTGGTACTCTACCTGGTGCGGGATGGTAATTAGCATTAACAGGTGTGCTCTCTGTGAAACACCTGTGCTGAGCAGAGCTGAAAGGGTTAACATGCGGTGGATACGATATCTCCATCACAGGCTGAAAAACATTTCCACAGTTAGCATTTTTGCAGCAGCACTGGGTGTAATAATTAGTATCATTTTCATTTTGGCTCAGCTGTGACTCCATTCCACTATCACACCACAGTTCAGTGTCCTTACACGTCCTGAACGGATTCGTCTCTCTCATTACACGGTGTGAGTGTGGAGCTGTTTGTGCTGGCTCACATGCGCTGGTTTCACTCGGTTTATAGTTGCACACTCGGTTGCCGTTTTCGTCAATAAACTGCTTTAACCAGCCGTCGAATGCGATTTGTGACTGTTTGTTTTCGTTTCCAACTGCCGGTGAGGTGAACGGGTTTGATCGAGTTGTTACATTCTCAAACTTGTGCGCTGTTATATCCGTGGTAGCCGCCATCCCGTCTCTCTCGCTCCTAAACTCATTGCACACACCGCTCGCCATTTTGTTTTCCACTCGGGTTCGTAACATTACTAACAGTCCGTCTCACTTTCAAAACGCTGCTTTCACTCACCAATGCAGGCGAAAATCCCGGACACGAGCCCCCAGTGTTACCTTTCCTGTTTAACGCCTCCCGACCGTGGTCGTGATGACTCAGGGGAGCTGTTCATCCATTAGCTCCTGGGCCAGAACAGTGTTTTACATTACACCCATTCTGGGGTAATACCCAACGTTTTAGTTCACTTCTCCCCGCAAAAAATGAGTCGAAAGCAGGATTACCTCGAAGCactttgtttattaaaacaacTTGGTCATATCGCCAAAAAGAAAACTGAGCGGccgtgttaaataaaataacatacgAACTGAGTGAAGGAGCGAGAGAGGGTTTCACGTGTTGCCCCCAGCTGCAGCACACAGCGACTACaacacatgtaatacattaccCATAATGCCATGTATTCCCAAAGCCTTAACCCCTTACTTTCCCAACAGCAGCCATTCAAACTGAAAGTCAAACGAACGTTTGTTTGAACGAGATTTAATtgattaaattaattacaataaaataattattttatttactaaacaCTCACTGATGTACTAAACATAGATTAAAAGTACGGTAAAAATCTAAAGCTTTACATGCATTCTGAACTTCTATttaatttttacaattttaaatcTGTCGATTTTCTTATAATcttcataaatacataataattattgtaataataataataataattaatattttagtgTCATAATGTCCTATAATATTGTTGAACTTTGTCCCGTGACGACCTTATTCGTAAGCTCGTAATTTCTTTGTGCTCATATAATTTCTCGTCTTTTTTGTGCTCATATAAATATATCTAATCTGtccaattaatgaataaatgaatacagaacacatggaacagtggtctctttgtaAAATAAGGGGAGAAAACCCAAGCAGTCCCcttattttaaatagaaatgtaaCCTAAGAACCGGTGTGCTGTGGGTTTAGAGGCTgctgtacaaaataaaagtccctcgTTCAAAACCAGCAAtatgaagcttgcttgactgggGATCAGAACACCCATGTGCTTCAGTCTGCACATTTAATATAAGCTGATGAACTCTATTAATGACTTTCGAGAGGGTCAGGAAGATGTTTTAAAGCTCCAAGCAGATTGTGATGAATTGAGATGGTCTGTAATCCTGTTCTTATATCATCACACCTAGGTGATCCTGCAGAACATAAAAGCTGACATGAGCTTGGATCAAAGCCCTTAAACTGTGCTTCAATAGTGAAGAGAAATTTTTTGAAGGCATTGGTGTAGTCTGTTACACATGCCCACCACTGATGAGACACTGGttggtttaaatctcagtgctatcagccagccaggtgTCTGCACAGATGATCGGCTATGACTTGGgaaaggggtgtgtgtgtgtgtgcgcgtgtgcgtgtgcgtgcgcTTTGGAGCCCAGTATTTTCCTGGACTGTATTATCACATTAATATCCGGTTGAATGCAATTAAAATCAGTTTGCATTTGGTTGTGTAAACGTTTAACAAGTTTAGTGACCACAGTCTCAAATACAAAGGAAATGAGATGGGTCACATCCAGCGCGTGCATTAATACACTGATATATTGTCAATTGTAAATGTGATCCTGACCCTTTTCCTAATAaatattctgtatttattttgttccaGGCCCTTCATCAGGTGTCCCGGCGGACGCTTGTGACCAGCGCTCGCAGGCAGGTGGAGAACAAAGTACCACTGAAGCAGAAGCTCTTCCAAGTATGATAACCAGATCATTTCCTTCGAATGTGCTCTATTAGGAGCAACAGTTCAGCCAAACATCACGCTGATCATCAGCTCTGGTGCTGAGAAGGttcaataaataaagtaaaatagtcGATAGCTCATTCCAAGTGCTAATTAAACAGCGATACGACAATAgtcaccacacgccccctcctacTCGTGTCCGATCTGaggccgcttcttatcacctgccagggTTTGGTTCCCACACTGAGCCGTATCGCGTACAGACAGCCACGCTAAGCTCTATATGGCCTCAGATTGCATATTGTTGCAGGAGAGGACGTTGTGATTTGGTACGTTCGCTTCCCACAGGGTGATTATTTAGTCTGCGTGCAACCTGCTACAGTTACTAGTTTAATTTAGTTAAAAttggcagtaaataaaataaataaacttaaaaagagcctcacagtgaagataaaccggagcagcgtgtgtgtgtgtgtgtgtgtgtgtgtgtgtgtgtgtgtgtgtgtgtgtgtgtgtttgtgcctttagaagagacgctttgttcacagtatcgctataagtgattcattgattcatgagttgattcgttttatgtgaagcgtaagtttctcttctcagttatctctccgtgtttactgttattaattaaatgtcgtggttttaaataaacaccagctactacagaacattctgtgtgactctcttacattaaaaagcttaattacactgttattaccacagatctgtaaccgagtcagactcgttccgtctaaggagctaaaagttcagcagatgatcctgaactaacgaatttggtaatgaataaacttttgcctctgattggctctgtaacgttttctgttctcatctacatcacaagtaagaaccgcttacgatttaccaaagtgaaccaggagtttatataacgtgctgatagaatcgactcagatgtgaccgggtcgaattatctttttaaagtaaatattacaatcagcaaaattacatcgtatgtatgatgcacaacgttaatgatgttattttaggtcatgaagagctttcacgatggtttctgtacgatggttgatgaatggtgatgtgatggttggtgcttcgtagctcaaagtctggatcaatccactgagctgttaacttaacgtgatctttatatatcacacgatcggatcggctacttttaggaaatatcgccgatcgccgatagcatattttgataaaaaatcggccgataccgattcatagccgatcgatcgtcccatctctagaaataaattaaaaataaaatacaaaaaagtcaacttatcatgaaaatgtcttccattagccgcctcaaacatcaaaacttgtctcacacgcccctttccccacgctacaacgtcaacgcgggttgcgtgcgttgcctatagtgatgggtcgttcgcgcatgatccgattctattgaacagctctttaaaatgaacaaaaggaaccgagtcgcgcctctgggagccgttataatatatattcatatttctgtgctgttcttattggctgtaattcaaccattccgcttccatcagtagagggaattaatttcagtatcgcggagagagcaagcgacacacacacacacacacacacacacacattcagagagagctcattaatgtaaatattataatttttattgttattatattgcactgtttttattaatattttattatttttgcacatgtaactgttttgtatatatttgttctttttcattgttatttttattatttctctgtaacttgctttggcaatacgaatgtccttatttgtcatgccagtaaagcatcttttgagtttgagagccgtaaccgagctacagagaaaccatgcagacgatgagcagtgctagtggtataatgacaaataattgagaaataaactataaacttctttaatgatgttaaatctgattggttcatgacgcgtatgttttaaagcagaaacaaacacgggctcatctctgcacaagagaggatttttgtaaaacttaatgcaatacaaccacagtacgtctcttccctgtagtgtttttgtgtgttagcagtccgagggatgcagtgtaagttttttaatacattttagactggggtgactcgagattttgaatacttttaatggggtgccgtgactgaaaaaaggttgagataCACTGCTCTAAATTACAAGTTAACTTTGTGGTTTTGTGCCCTAATGTCTGAAACATggtctgtgtttgtttattatttcagGAGAATAATGAGATACCGGTGCACCTGAAGGGTGGAGCAGGCGATGCTATTTTGTACCGCGCCACAATGGGCCTCACAGTCTTGGGTATGTGGTGTACAAGCTCTGCAGTGTTATTAGGAAGTGCATGTAAATACGGAATACACCGAGGCTGGTTTTACTGGTTTATTACCCAACAGACTCGCATGATCTTAACAACTGTATGAAGCTCGTGCTCAAACATGGACACGtgcttgtatttttttaaattaacgaATGCTGAATTGAATCTGTATAGATCTCTGGGTGGTCCCCACTGTCATGCCCACTGAGATCcgtggttcgaatctcggcagCGCTATCGGCCGTGTCTGGGGGTGGAGCGTGATTGGCTGAACACCCGAGCTCTCTATCAATGAATTATTATCAAGCACCTGAAGAGCTCAAGAGCACCGAGAGTGCTACAAAACCAGACGAGCAAATATCTGAAGGATGCATATAATAAAAGACTAAGCGTATTATTGGTTCCAGTTTAACACAGCAATGTAACACCTACCCCTTACCAAATTTGGTTTGCATCCTGTATTGGCTAAGTTTTATCCCACCACTGGGGCTTTGATCAGCCAAGTTTTATCCTACCATCATGCACACGCCTGCAAACTATGTATCGTAAATCGCTGACTGCTCTGGTCTTTGGACACTGAGTTCAGACGGAGTATAAAATGTATACAATGAGAGTATATGTTAGACTAAATAAGAAAATTCTGATGAACACGTTCAGCTTCGTTCCTTTGACTGACCGTTTCTCTCACAGGAACTGCCTTTGTACTGTACGAGCTGGTCAAGGCGTCACTTCCACAAAAGAAGGACTGATCGCCGCCCCTGGACGTCATTTTGTAAGGAGTAAAAAggatgtatatttattattttcattgtgGGACCAATCTACACGTATGTAGCTGTGGACAATAAAATCCGTCTCCATGACCTGCTgaatctgttgtttttattctttgttGCTCAGTGTTCCGGTGTATAGACAAACGCACCATCCATGTGATGCTGAATCTATACCTGCTTATAAAATCATGGTCCAGTGTCATGAATAATGACGTTACGTCCTGAATCCCTCTTGATTCCTCTTTGTTCCATCAAACGCTGTGTCAGAATTTTAGGCGCAGCAACCAGAGTCAGCTGAAAGTAGAAGCTGTTTGATGCAGTTCACACTAACAAAATATCCGCCTGTACAATGAGTGACGTTAAAATAAAAGCCTGGTTCATAACATGTACACGTGTGCTAACTAACACCAACGCAGTAACAGAAAATAAGAGGGATATGGATGGTCGGTGAAGCCATGTGACGGATTGGCGCTCTGTTTGGGGtagtgctgggcggtatgatggTACGTTCGGTATACCGGCTTCAATCGTTCATACGGTATGAATTTTTCATACACCGCTATCCCGTGGCATAGTTTATACAGTCGCTGTAGACTTCAAACACAGGCAGCATGTGGGCAGCATTTAGGTCCACGTATTTCGTTTCAAGATTAAAAATCAGATAACTTACAAGCAGAAATTGAGTTttgagaagaaagaaaaaataatgacaCCGCGTCGCCTGTTCTGactttttgtatttgtacatttgtagtgcatatatttgctttatctgcatttaaaaactaaacaataCAGGGTGGGAATTCGTGTATACAACAGTGTAACAGTTATACTGGGAGAACTAAGGGAATTGTATAATACTTACATAATAAAATTTTATGGTTTTTGGCATCAACGTTCTGTTTATGTTGCAGTTTGCACAATAAGAATTGTTTACATTCTGTAACTGTTGCATGCATATTCATACTTACATATATTGAGTCATTTTGTTGGGCCAAGCAAAACTCAAAACCtccattatatatacacacatgatgaaatgaaaaaaagaataagCCAAAGACCTATATAAAATCCAAGTGatacaaaaaaatgaataaaaaaaaaaatactgtgaaaCCGTCAGAATTCTAAATAATACTGTGATGCAAATTTTTGgccataccgcccagccctagtttggGGTGttactgccttgtgcccagtgtttcctggtgaaacccAGACctgcagcaaccctgaccaggacaaaatgGTTGAAAAATGATGTGTTTGGGATGATCAGTGTTTCTAATCCACTTGGTTTTCCCCTGATCAGAACAAAAATCATTGCGAacagatttgtttatttatttatgtgctgGTTTTGCACTTCGAATTAACTGAAAGCCAGTAACAGCCGACCGTAATCGGCATCGCCGCTCTTCAAAGTAAAAACTCACTCCTGTTTCTTTGCgtattgtattatttaggtggtggatgattctcagcactgcagtgacactgacatggtgctggtgtgttagtgtgtgttgtgctggtatgagtggatcagacacagcagcgctgctggagtttttaaacaccgtgtccactcactgtccactctattagacactcctacctagtcggtccaccttgtagatgtaaagtcagagacgatcgctcatctattgctgctgtttgagtcggtcatcttctagaccttcatcagtggtcacaggacgctgcccacggggcgctgtcggctggatgtttttggttggtggactattctcagtccagcagtgacagtgaggctttaaaaactccagcagcgctgctgtgtctgatccactcataccagcagcaCCAACTTCAAGTTCCCTACAtgagtgcactacatagggttaGTTATTATTCCTGTTCCATGATTAGCGTACTTCGTATTCAGTGTGCAGTGATTTGAAATACGTCCAAACAAATTAACAAGCACGTTTGAATATGGTTAAATTTCAAATCCCCTCATAAAATACAcacaagtgcactacatagggattAAAATAGCGGCTTTTAGAGCCTACTTAGTGCATTTTGTATTAAGTATGTAGTTATTTGGAATACAATCCAAAAATCAAGCCATTCGAA
The sequence above is drawn from the Trichomycterus rosablanca isolate fTriRos1 chromosome 9, fTriRos1.hap1, whole genome shotgun sequence genome and encodes:
- the LOC134319751 gene encoding cytochrome c oxidase subunit 7A2, mitochondrial translates to MYRHLVALHQVSRRTLVTSARRQVENKVPLKQKLFQENNEIPVHLKGGAGDAILYRATMGLTVLGTAFVLYELVKASLPQKKD